From Micromonospora auratinigra:
CCCCGCCCGTTCCGGCCCCGCCCCGCCCCGCCCCGGCAGACAAGCAGACAGCAGGCGGCAGACGGCCACAGGCCGAGCCGGAATGTCAGGAGGAGGGAGCGGTGGGCTGGGCGGATTCGTCGAGCGCGGCGAGGATCGCCTCGGCGGTCCGCCGGCCCACCCCGGGCACCTCGGTGATCTCCTCGACCGTCGCCGCGGAGAGCCGCTTCAGCGAGCCGAAGTGGCGCAGCAGCGCCTTGCGGCGTACGTCGCCCAGGCCGGGGACGTTGTCGAGCGCCGATTCGGTCATCCGCTTGGAGCGCCGCTGGCGGTGGAAGGTGATGGCGAACCGGTGCGCCTCGTCGCGTACGCGTTGCAGCAGGTAGAGCGCCTCGGAGGTGCGCGGCAGGATGACCGGGTAGTCGTCGTCGGGGAGCCAGACCTCCTCCAGCCGCTTGGCCAGGCCGCAGAGCGCCACGTCGTCGATGCCCAGCTCGGCGAGGGCCTGCGCGGCCGCGCCGACCTGCGGCGCGCCACCGTCCACCACGACCAGCTGCGGCGGGTACGCGAACTTGCGGGGCCGGCCGGTGGTGGGATCGATGCCGGGCCGGTCCGGGTCGCCGGCGGTCTCCTCGCCGATCTCGCCGGTCTCGGCCCGGGCGTCGAGATAGCGGGCGAAGCGCCGGCGCAGCACCTCGTTCATGGCGGACAGGTCGTCGGTGGCGCCCCGGACGATGAACCGCCGGTACTCGCTCTTGCGCGGCAGCCCGTCCTCGAAGACGACCATGCTGGCGACCACGTCGGTGCCCTGGATCTGGGAGACGTCGAAGCACTCGATGCGCAGCGGCGAGGTGCGCATGCCGAGCGCGTCGGCGATCTCGTCGAGGGCCTTGCTGCGGGTGGTCAGGTCGCCGGCCCGCTTGAGCTTGTGCCGGGCCAGCGCGTCCCGGGCGTTGCGCTCCACGGTCTCCAGCAGCGACCGCTTGTCGCCGCGCTGCGGCACCCGCAGCGACACCCGGCTGCCCCGGCGGGTGGAGAGCCAGTCGGCGAGCGCGTCGGCGTCGCCGGGCAGCTCGGGCACCAGCAGCTCGCGCGGCACGTCGGCCTCGCCCTGCTCACCGCCGTAGACCTGGGTGCAGAAGTGGTGCACCAGGTCACCGGTGGTGAGTTCCTCGGTCTTCTCCACCACCCAGCCGCGCTGGCCGCGCACCCGCCCGTCGCGGACGTGGAAGACCTGGACCGCGGCCTCCAGCGGGTCGTCGGCGAAGGCCACCACGTCGGCGTCGGTGCCGTCACCGAGCACCACGGTCTGCTTCTCCATCGCCCGCCGCAGGGCCGCCACGTCATCGCGCAGCCGGGCCGCCCGCTCGAACTCCAGCTGCTCGCTGGCCTCGAGCATGTCCTTCTCCAGCCGGCGGACCATGGTGTCGGTGCGCCCGGCCATGAAGTCGCAGAACCCGTCGACGATCTCCCGGTGCCGCTCGGCGGTGACGGTGCCGACGCAGGGCGCGGAGCACTTGCCGATGTAGCCCAGCAGGCAGGGCCGGCCCACCTGGCCGGCCCGCTTGAACACCCCGGACGAGCAGGTCCGCGCCGGGAAGACCCGCAGCAGCAGGTCGAGCGTCTCGCGGATCGCCCAGGCGTGCGAGTACGGCCCGAAATAGCGCACCCCCTTGCGCTTGGCGCCCCGCATCACCTGCAGGCGCGGGTAGTCCTCGTCGAGGGTGACCGCCAGGTAGGGGTAGGACTTGTCGTCGCGGTAGCGGACGTTGAACCGGGGATCGTACTGCTTGATCCAGGTGTATTCCTGCTGGAGCGCCTCGACCTCGGTGGCGACGGTGATCCAGTCGACCGACTCGGCGGTGAAGACCATCTGCCGGGTGCGCTGGTGCAGGTTGACCGGGTCGGCGAAGTAGGAGTTGAGCCGGCTGCGCAGGTTGCGCGCCTTGCCGACGTAGATCACCTTGCCGGTGCCGTCGCGGAAGCGGTAGACCCCTGGGGACTCCGGGATGGTGCCGGTCGCGGGACGGTAGGTCGAGGGGTCAGCCACGCCCGCAAGCGTAGTCCGACCCCCCGACACCGCAGCTCCGGTCAGGCCAGGGTGATCTGGTCCCCGGTGACCTTGATGTTCTTCGCCGCGAGCGGCCGGGGCGCGGGGCCCGCCTTCACCGAACCGTCCTCGATCGAGAACTTGCTCTGGTGACAGGTGCAGTTGATGGTGCCGCCGTCGACGTTCGACACCGGGCAGCCCTGGTGGGTGCAGATGGGGTCGAAGGCCTTGAACTCGCCCGCCTTCGGCTGGGTGATCACCACACCCTTGGCGGCGAGGATCGTGCCGCCACCGACCGGGATGTCGGTGGTCCGCGCCAGTGGACCGGTGCTGTCCCGGTTGCCGCCACCGGCGTCACCGGCACCGGTCGCGCCCGGCCCGCCGCTGGTCGGCGCCGAGCTCTCCGCGCCCTTGTCGTCGTCGTCGCCGCAGCCGGACAGCACCACCGCGGCCCCGACCGCGCCGACCCCGGCGAGCAGGGCCCGGCGGCTCTGCGTACCCGGTCCGGTTGGCACCTGATCGTCACTCATTCCGGCCCCTCTCTCGGTTGCCGCCACCCTGTCGTGATCCGCGGCCACACTTCTGGACACGGACCACTCTGCCGGACGGTTCACACCGGCGCGTCAACGCGGGCGCACAACGGGGCGGGCCGGTAGCCGGCCCGCCCCGTTCGTACCGGGACTCAGCGCGCCCCGGCGGGCACCTTGCGGCCGGCGCGGGAACGGCCGGTGGCGCCGTTGGCCTTGGCGGCCCGCGAGGTGGCCGCGGTCGCGCCCTTGGCCTGGCCGTCGAGCTTGAGCATCGGGCGCAGGAACTGGCCGGTGTGGCTCTCGGCCACCTCGGCGACCTCCTCCGGGGTGCCGGTGGCGAGCACCGTCCCGCCCCGGTGGCCGCCCTCCGGACCCATGTCGATGATCCAGTCGGCCGTCTTGATCACGTCGAGGTTGTGCTCGATGGTGATCACGGTGTTGCCCTTGTCGACCAGCCCTTCCAGGACCATCAGCAGCTTGCGGATGTCCTCGAAGTGCAGGCCGGTGGTGGGCTCGTCGAGCACGTAGACGGTCCGTCCGGTGGAGCGCTTCTGCAGCTCGGAGGCGAGCTTGACGCGCTGCGCCTCGCCGCCGGAGAGAGTCGGGGCCGGCTGACCCAGGCGGACGTACCCGAGGCCGACGTCGACCAGCGTCTTGAGGTGGCGGTGGATGGCCGGGATGGCGGAGAAGAACTCCGCCGCCTCCTCGATCGGCATGTCCAGCACCTCGGCCACGGTCCGACCCTTGTAGTGCACCTCGAGCGTCTCCCGGTTGTAGCGGGCGCCCTTGCACACCTCGCACGGGACGTAGACGTCCGGCAGGAAGTTCATCTCGATCTTGATGGTGCCGTCACCGGAGCAGGCCTCGCAGCGCCCGCCCTTGACGTTGAACGAGAACCGGCCCGGGCCGTACCCCCGGACCTTGGCCTCGGTGGTCTCGGCGAAGAGCTTGCGAATGTGGTCCCAGACGCCGGTGTACGTGGCCGGGTTCGACCGCGGGGTCCGCCCGATCGGCGACTGGTCGACCCCGACGACCTTGTCCACGTGCTCCAGGCCGGTGATCCGGGTGTGCCGGCCGGGGACCAGCCGGGCGCCGTTGATCTGGTTGGCGAGCACCGCGTGCAGGATGTCGTTGACCAGCGTCGACTTGCCGGAGCCGCTGACCCCGGTGACGGCGATGAGCTGCCCGAGCGGGAAGCTCACGGTGAGGTTGCGCAGGTTGTGCTCGCGCGCCCCGTGCACCACCAGCTCCCGGCCCGGGGTCTGCGGCCGGCGGCCGGCCGGCGTCGGGATCGCCTTGCGCCCGGACAGGTACGCCCCGGTCACGGACTCCTTGTTCTTCAGCAGGGCCGGCACCGAGCCGCTGTGCACGATCTTGCCGCCGTGCTCCCCCGCGCCCGGGCCGATGTCGACGATCCAGTCGGCGACCCGGATGGTGTCCTCGTCGTGCTCGACCACGATCAGCGTGTTGCCCAGGCCGCGCAGGCGCAGCAGCGTCTCGATCAGCCGGTGGTTGTCGCGCTGGTGCAGGCCGATGGAGGGCTCGTCGAGCACGTAGAGCACGCCGACCAGGCCGGAGCCGATCTGGGTGGCGAGCCGGATGCGCTGCGCCTCGCCGCCGGAGAGGGTGCCGGCCGCCCGGTCCAGGGAGAGGTAGTCCAGGCCGACGTCGAGCAGGAACTTCAGCCGGGCGTTGATCTCCTTGAGCACCCGCTCGGCGATCATCTTCTGCCGGTCGGTCAGCTCGATGCCGGCCAGCAGCTCGGCCGCCTCACCGACAGAGAGGTTGCAGACCTCGGCGATGCTCCGGCCGGCCAGGGTGACGGCGAGCACCTCCGGCTTGAGCCGGGCCCCGCCGCAGGCCGCACAGGGCACGTCGCGCATGTAGCCCTCGTACTTGTCGCGCGACCACTCCGACTCGGTGTCGGAGTGCCGGCGCTCGATCCACTGCATCACGCCCTCGAAACCGGTGTAGTACGAGCGCTCCCGGCCGTACTTGTTGCGGTATCGGACGTGCACCTGGTCGTCGGAGCCGTGCAGGATCGTCTTCTGCGCCCGCGACGGCAGCTTGCGCCACGGCGTGTCGAGGTCGAAGTGCTGCGCCTCGCCGAGCGCCTCCAGCAGGCGCAGGAAGTATTCCAGGTTGTGCCCGCTGGACCAGGGTTGGATCGCGCCCTCGCGCAGGCTGCGCTCCGGGTCCGGGATCACCAGCTCCGGGTCGACCTCCTTCTTGGTGCCCAGGCCGGTGCACTCGGGGCACGCGCCGTACGGGGCGTTGAAGGAGAAGACCCGGGGCTCCAGGTCCTCGATCGCCAGCGGGTGGTCGTTGGGGCAGGCCAGGTGCTCGGAGTAGCGGCGCTCCCGGTTCGGGTCGTCCTCGGCGAGGTCGACGAAGTCCAGCAGCACCAGCCCGTCGGAGAGGCCCAGCGCGGCCTCGACCGAGTCGGTCAGCCGCTGCTTGGCGCTCGGCTTGACGCTGAGCCGGTCGATCACCACCTCGATGGTGTGCTTCTCCTGCTTCTTGAGCTTGGGCGGCTCGGTCAGCGGGTGCACCACGCCGTCGACCCGGGCCCGGGCGTAACCCTTGCCCTGGAGTTCGGCGAAGAGGTCGACGTACTCGCCCTTGCGGCCGCGCACGACCGGCGCGAGCACCATGAACTTGGTGCCCTCGGGCATCGCCAGCACCCGGTCGACGATCTGCTGCGGGCTCTGCTTGGAGATCCGCTCGCCGCAGACCGGGCAGTGCGGCTCGCCGATGCGGGCGAAGAGCAGCCGGAGGTAGTCGTAGACCTCGGTGATGGTGCCGACCGTCGAGCGCGGGTTGCGCGAGGTGGACTTCTGGTCGATGGAGACCGCGGGGCTGAGGCCCTCGATGAAGTCGACGTCGGGCTTGTCCATCTGGCCGAGGAACTGCCGGGCGTACGACGACAGCGACTCGACGTAGCGGCGCTGTCCCTCGGCGAAGATGGTGTCGAACGCCAGGCTCGACTTACCCGACCCGGAGAGCCCGGTGAAGACGATCAGGGCGTCCCGGGGCAGGTCGAGACTGACGTCACGCAGGTTGTGCTCGCGCGCGCCACGGATGATCAGTCGGTCGGCCACGGTGCGTGTGCTCCCGGAGAAAGAATGTGAGGCGGATCTGTCCGCCCGACGTGTCGTGCGGGCGGTTTTCGAGGCTGTCGAGGCGCAGAAGAGACGCCTCGGCAACTCTAGCCCTGAGGTACGACAAACTCCGTCGCGCACACATTCCCCCAGGTCAGCGCGGTCGGGTGGGGCGCGTCACGCCCTACCCGACCGCACCGGGCCCGGTCAGAATCCGCCGCTGGCTGGCGGGGGCGCCGGACGCGCGGTCCGCCGCCGCTCACCCCGCCAACTCCCCCGGCGCTGGGCGGCCAGCCGGGTCTCCCGACGCCGGCTCTCGTAGGCCACCTCGCGTTGCAGGCGACGCCAGTTCTCCCAGCGGCGCACCGGCAGCTCGCCGCTCTCCAGCGCCGCCCGCACCGCGCAGGCCGGCTCGGCGTCGTGCGCGCAGTCGGCGTACCGGCAGCCGGTGGCGAGCGCGGCGATGTCGGCGAAGGCCCGGTCCAGCCCGGCGGAGCCGTCCAGCAGGCCCACCGCCCGTACGCCGGGGGTGTCCAGCACCGCGCCGCCGCCGGGGATCGGCACCAGCGCCCGCCAGGTGGTGGTGTGCCGGCCCTTGCCGTCGACCCGCCGGATCGCCTGGGTGCGCATCACCTCCGTGCCGGCGAGCGCGTTGACCAGGCTCGACTTGCCCGCTCCGGACGGGCCGAGCAGGCCCAGCGTCCGGCCCGGGGCGACGTGCCGGCGCAGCGGCTCCAGGCCGGTGCCCTGCTCGGCGCTGACCGGCAGCACCGGCACCCCGGGGGCGAGGTCGGCGAGCTGCCGGGCCACCGCCGCCGCATCGGCGGCCAGGTCGGCCTTGGTGAGCACGATCAGGGGCTCCGCGCCGGACTCGTGCGCCAGCGAGAGCAGCCGCTCGATCCGGGCGGCGTCCGGCTCCGGGTGGACCGGCTCCACCACCGCGGCGGTGTCGATGTTGGCGGCGAGCACCTGCCCGCTGGCGTCCTTGCCGGCGGTCCGGCGCACCAGCGCGGTGCGTCGGGGCAGCACCGACTCGACGGTGACCGGTCCGTCCGGCCAGCTGGCCAGCAGCACCCAGTCGCCGGCGCAGGGCAGCGCGGTCAGGTCACGGGCGGCGGCGGCCAGCACCGCACCGCCGAGGCTGGCCCGGACCGGGCCCTCCGGGCGGAGCACGGTGCAGATGCCCCGGTCGACGCGGGCCACCCGGCCCGGTCGGTGGTCGGTGCGACGTCGTAGGTGGGCCGCCCGGTCGGCGTCCCAGCCGAGGGCGGTCAGATCGATGGTCATGTGATCCTCATCGGTGTCGAGGGGGTGCGGGGTGGAACACGCGTGCTGCGGCCGGCATGTCCACCACCTCCCTCCGACATCCGGTGCCGCGTTCGTCGGACTCGACGGTAGGGGGCGCGCCGACGCGCCGAAAGCGATTTCCCCGGCGACGTGACGACGGCGGGGGGACTAGGGTCGATCCGTGACCGAGCGGAGCGAGACGTGACCGGCGATCCCCTGTTGCTGACCGGCGAGCTGGACGCCGCCACCGACCGGCTGCTGCGTTCGGTGGCCGCCTTCGGTCCCGCGGACGCCGCCGGGCCGTCGCTGCTGCCGGGCTGGACCCGCGGGCACGTGCTGACCCACCTGGCCCGCAACGCCGACGCCTTCGTCAACCTGCTGACCGCCGCCCGCACCGGCGAGGACATCCCGATGTACGCGAGCCCGCAGGCACGGACCGCCGACATCGAGGCCGGGGCCGGCCGGAGCCCGGCCGAACTCCTCGACGACCTGCGGGCCGGCTCGGCGCGCTTCGCCGCAGCGGTCGAGGCGATGCCGGTCGAGGCCTGGGCCGCCACCGTGCAGACCCGGCGCGGCCCGTGGCCGGCGGCGACGCTGGTCTGGGGGCGGCTGCGTGAGGTCGAGGTGCACCACGTCGACCTGGCGGCCGGCTACCGGCCGGCCGACTGGCCGGACGCGTTCGCCCAGCGGCTGCTGCACGAGGTGACCACCGGGCTGGCCGCCGACCCCGGCGCGCCGGCCATGGTGCTGCGTTTCGACGGCGTCCGGCACGAAATCGTCGTGGGCGATCCCGAGGGGGCGCCCACGGTCACCGGCCCCGCGCCGGAACTGGCCGCCTGGCTCATCGGCCGCAGCGCGGGCGAGGTGCTCACCGTCACGCCCGACGGTCCCCTGCCGACCCCACCGGAATGGATATAGAAGTCGTCATGACCTACACCGGAGACGTCACTCCCGGCGGTGCGCCGGACGTCCGCGAACTCGACCGGCTCACCGTCACCAAGCTGTCGGTGGGCCCGATGGACAACAACGCCTACCTGCTGCGCTGCACCGCGACCGGCGAGCAGCTCCTGATCGACGCCGCGAACGAGGCGCCCCGCCTGCTCGAACTGGTCGGCGAGGGCGGGCTGGCCACGGTGGTCACCACCCACCAGCACATGGACCACTGGGTGGCGCTGGAGGAGGTGGTCGCCAAGACCGGGGCCCGGCCGCTGGTGCACGCCGACGACGCCGAGGGGCTGCCGATCGCGACCGAGCCGCTGCACGAGGGCGACACCGTGCCGGTCGGCGACTGCGCCCTGCAGGTGATCCACCTGCGCGGGCACACCCCCGGTTCGATCGCGCTGCTCTACCGGGACCCGGCCGGGATCCCGCACCTGTTCACCGGCGACTCCCTCTTCCCCGGTGGGGTCGGCAACACCCACCAGGACCCGGATCGGTTCGCCGAGCTGATCGACGACGTGGAGCACAAGCTCTTCGACCGGCTGCCGGACGAGACCTGGTTCTACCCCGGCCACGGCAAGGACAGCACCCTCGGCGCGGAGCGGCCGGCGCTGCCGCAGTGGCGGGCCCGCGGCTGGTGACCCGGGGACCGGGCCGGGTGCTGCCGGCCGCTCAGCCGGGCCGCAGCACCTGGACCCGGCGCACGGGTGAGTCCACCGAGGGCTCGGTGGTCGGCACCGGATAGCTGGCCACCGTCTCCAGGCCCTCGCCGGCCAGGTGTCCCCGGTCGGGGTCACCGACCAGGACCGCGACGCCCCGCGCGGCGGCACGGCGCAGGAACGGCAGCATCCGGGCGGCCAGCCCGGCGTCGTAGAGGACGTCCCCGGCCAGCACCAGGTCCGCGTCGGCCTCGCCGTCCAGCAGGTCGTCGCCGCTGACGGCCAGCGTCACCCCGTTGGCCCGCGCGTTGACGGTGACCGCTGCCAGCGCGTACGGGTCGATGTCGTTGGCGGTCACCGCGTCGGCCCCGGCGAGCGCCGCGGCGATGGCCACCAGTCCGGATCCGGTGGCCAGGTCGAGCACCCGCCGCCCGGCCACCAGCTCGGGACGGTCGAGCAGGTGTCGGGCGAGCGCCTGCCCACCGGCCCAGACCGACGCCCAGTAGGGCGGGGGCAGTGACCGGCCGAGGGCCGCCTCCATCCGGGCCCACCAGAGGATCGCGTCCTCGGCGAGGTGCAGCCGTACCTCCGGCACGAAGGGCGCGGCGATCAGCCGGAGCCCGTCCGGTCCGCCGCCGGGCACGGCGATCTCCCGTTCCAGGTCGGCCAGCGCCGTCTGATCTGTCATCGGGGCTAGCATGACGCACCCGCCGGGGGCGGGGGCGTTTTCCCGCTGAGCGGGTATTCGTGAGCCACGCCGGCACTTCCGCCAGCGGATCGCCCTCCGGCCGGTTACTGTCGGGAAGGTACAGGGCGATCACCGGCCGAGGGGCCGGTGATCACCCGCATTGAACAGGGAGAGACGCATGGCAACCGGCACGGTCAAGTGGTTCAACTCGGAAAAGGGCTTCGGCTTCATCGAGCAGGACGGCGGGGGTCCGGACGTGTTCGTCCACTACTCGGCCATCCAGTCCAGTGGCTACCGCGAGCTGAACGAGGGCCAGAAGGTCGAGTTCGAGGTGACCCAGGGGCAGAAGGGTCCGCAGGCGGACAACGTCCGTCCGATTTAGTCCCGTGCCGGCGGCGACGGTCGGAGCACCGACCGTCGCCGCAGCGCATCACCGGCCCGGAGCCGCCGGCAGGTCACGCCGCCGCCGGAGCGGGCCGAGGAGCAGGATCAGCGGGGTCGCCGCCAGCCAGGCGGTGGTGAGCCGGATGGCGCCGGCCGGCCCCCACATCGCACCGAGCACGCCGGCCAGCACGGCCGCGACCGGGATGGTGCCGTAGTTGAGCAGCTGCATGCTCACCGTCACCCGACCCAGCAGCCGGTGCGGGGTGTACGTCTGCCGGAAGCTGCCCTTGACCACGTTGCCCACGGCGACGCCGAGGCTCACCAGCGCCCCGCCGAGCACCAGCCAGAGCACCCGTACGCCGGGGCCGGCGAGCGGGATGAGCAGGGCGGGCGGCCCGGTCAACGCGGCGGCGACGAGCAGCGCGCGGCCGGTGCCCAGCCGGCGACCGAGCGTGGTGGCCAGCAGCGCGCCCAGGATGCCGCCCACACCGGCCAGTCCGATCAGCAGACCGACCGCCCCGGCGGGCAGCCCGGCCGAGCGGACCAGGAACACCACCAGCACGGCCTGGTAGCCGGTGAGGCCGATGTTGCTGGCCGCCCCGAAGAGGGTCAGCACCCGCAGGTACGGGTCGTGGAGCACGAAGCGCAGCCCGTCGGCGACCTCCCGCCGCAGGGTGGACGCGCCGGCCGGCCGGACCGGAGGTGGCTCCACGGTCCGGATCCGCCGCAGGCAGGCCGCGGAGACCAGGAAGCTCAGCGCGTCCAGCAGCACCGCCGTCACCGCCCCGGCGAGCTGGGCGATCAGCCCGGCCAACCCGGGACCGACCAGGTAGCTGGCGGTCCGGGAGGCGTGCAGCTTGGCGTTGCCCTCGGGCACCTGCTCGGGGTGGAGCAGGGTCGGCAGGTACACCTGCTCGGCGGTCTCGGCGAAGACCCGGGCCAGTCCGGCGCCGAACGCCACCACCAGGAGTTGGCCGACGGTGAGCAGGCCGGCCAGGGCGGCCACCGGAACGCTGAGGAACAGCGCCGCCGAGACCAGGTCACCGCCGATCAGCACGGGCCGACGGCGGATCCGGTCCACCCAGGCGCCGGCGGGCAGCCCGACCAGCAACCAGGGCAACCACGCCGCGGCGGTGAGCGCCGCGACTCCGAAGGTGCTGGCGTCGAGCGCGGCCACCGCCACCAGGGGCAGCGCCACCGCCGTCACGTTGCTGCCCACGGCGCTGACCGTCTGCCCGACCCAGAGCAGCCGGAAGTCGCGGTGCCGGCGCAGCGGGGCCGGGGCGGGCGTACCGGTGAGGATGGTCACGGCCGGGCCGGTACGCCGTGGGCGAAGACGAAGACCGGCTCGCGCCGCCGGTCGTCGTCGGGTACGGCCCGGTCGGCCCACCGGTCGAGGAGCGCGATCACCTCGCGGCTGAGCTCGGCCAGTTCCTCGGGGGTGAGCCGCAGCCACTTGTCGGTGCTGAACGGACCGTCGGCCCAGGCCGCCTGCTGCTCGTCACCGGCGGCGTGCCAGGCGCGGACCAGGGCGACGTGCCGGTCCAGGTTGAGCGAGCCGGCGGCGTCGGCCACCGCCCGGGCGGCCGGATCGGCGTCGAAGTCGGCGTGCGACCAGCGGACACCGCGGTCGCGCAGCCGCCACCAGCGTTCCCGGCGGTCCCGGGCGTGCTCGGGCGCCTCGGTCACCAGGTCGGCGGCGGCGAGCACCTTGAGGTGGTGGCTGACGTTCGCCGGGGCCTGGTCGGTCCGTTCGGCGAGCTGGCCGACGGTGCACGGACCGTAGACCTTGAGCGTGTCCATCAGGCGGCGGCGCAGCGGATGCGCGAGGGCCGCGAGGACGCGGGAGTCGGTGACCTGTCGAACCTGATCGGCTGCCATGGTGCCAGCCTGCCATTCGCAATAGCTGTTGCGCAACAGCTATTGCGGAATGGTGAGCCGGCCGGCGCGGCACGCGGCCGCCCCGGCCGGCTCGGGTCAGGCGACCAGCCGCCGGGCCAACTCGTCGGCGACGTCCTTGGCCAGCTGAGGCGGGATCGCCGCGGCGATCTTCTCCGGGGGCAGGCCGGCGAGGACGCCGGAGACGATCGCCGGCTCGTCGGTGAAGTCCTTCGTGGACAACGTCTGCACCTGCGCGGCCAGCTCGTCGAGCCGCAACATCACGTAGTCGAGCTTGCTGACCAGGCTGTTGCCGGCGGTCCGGGGGCCGGAGCCGTCCGGGTCGACGCTGCGGCCCATGCTGGAGCCGCCGAAGAACATGCCGGTGTAGATGTTGTTGATCTGGCTCTCCGCTTCGGCGCTCATCTCGTCCTCCATAAGTCCGATGCTGATCAGGTAACGGCGGAACAGCGGGGTCTGGTCCCGGTTCGCCTTGGTCGAGTCGCGGAAGAAACTGATGTGGGTGTGGGTGAGATGGCTGGAGTCGCCGGTGGTGCGCCGTCCGAGCCGGTCCCATCGCTTCACGGTGCTGCCGTCCGGGGAGTAGATGATCTCCCGGATGTCCGTGCTGTCAGCGGCGCCCGCGACGCACTGCGCGACGAGCCAGTTCGACATGCTGCGCAGGGTGTGCGTACGGCCGCCGGAGGCGACACTGAACATCCCGATGTCCAGGGCGGACGCGTTGAGCGTCAGCCCCGAGGAGTCCCGGCTGGACTCGACCACGGAGTAGTCGTTGGCGACCACCCGGTCCGCGCCGCAGTGGTAGCCGCCGAGGTGGCTGGCGTCACCGACGATGCCGACCTCGCCCGGCTCCAGGTCGGCGTCCTTGCCGACGTTCTTGTCGACGTTGAGATACGTGAGCAGCAGGCTGCGCACGGCGATCAGGTTTGCTGGGGCACTCGTCATGGTTCCCTCTTGGACAGTCCACCGACCAGTCACGAATCTCACTGCGTGTAATGCCGCGAGGCGTCGTGTCCGGCCGAATATGATGCCCGGCGCCGAGCTGTTGAGCGACACACTATCGTCGCCATCGAGGGTTTGCCCAGCTCAGACGCACTATCTGGAACTATTCGGCGGCTGTGGGCAGTGCCGGCAGCACCACTGAGGACAGGTGCGCCGGGTCGTGCAGGATCTCTCGCCATCCGGCACGCAGCGTGACCGCCGTACCGAGCGGTTCGCCGGTGCCCGGATTGCGCGCCCAGCGCGGGTGGGCCCCGCCGGTGACCTGTACGCGCAGCCGGTGCCCCGGCGCGAACCGGTGCGCCACCGGCCACAGGGCGACCGGCACCCGGACCACGCCGGAGCCGTCGGTGGGGAACCGCCCCGGCGTCACCCGCACCAGCCCGTCGCAGACGTTCCAGGACCGGCCGCGCCGGTCCACGTCGCACAGCCGGACGAAGACGTCCAGGTGCGACAGCTCACTGCGGACGTGGATCTCGGCCTGCACGGGGCCGACCACCTCGACCGGGGTCGCCAGCGGCGCGCTGGTGTACGTGAGCACGTCCGGCCGGGCCTCCACCGGCCGGTTGTCCACCGCGCCGGCCCGCTGGGCCACCAGGAGCGGACCGCCGAGCGACGGGGTGGGGTCGGCCGGGTCGTACCGGATCCGGTCGGGCGCGGTGGCGGTCGGCACGGCCGGGTCCAGGACGCCGCCGGCGTGCAGGTGCCACCGGGCCGGCACCGCCGGGGGCGGCCAGTCGGGCAGGTCGCGCCAGCCGCCGCCGGTCCCGCCGACGTGCACCCGGACCGGGGCGCGCCCGGACCCGGGCCGGCCGGCCAGGTGCTCGTCGAGCCAGTCGATCCCCTCCCGCAGCGCGGCGACGAACAGCCCCGGGCTGCCGTGCGTCCACGGGCCGACGGTCAGCCGGGGCCGGGCCCCGGCCGCCCGCAGCCGGGCGTAGTCGTCGAGCTGGGCCGGGAGGAAGATGTCCTGCCAGCCACTGACCATGGCCACCGGGGCGCGCACCTCGTCGATCCGGTCGCCGAAGCAGCGCAGCCGCCAGTATTCGGCGTCGGGGGTGTGGTGGCGCAGCCACTCCTGGAAGAACGGCACGGTCACCCCGGTGGCGATCCGGTCGGCCTCGGCCAGCGGCAGGTGGGCCAGCGCCCGGACCAGGCGCGGCTGCCCGCGCTTGAGTTCCCACTGCCGGGCCAGCCACGGCACGGTCTGCGCCTGGAGCAGCTCGGCCCAGGTGAGCACGGTGTCCAGGGCGAAGGACTCCCCCGCGTACGTCGAGTCGCGGGTGGCCGAGGCGGTCACCACCGCGACCATCGCGCGCAGCTCGTCGGCCGCCTCCGCGGCCACCGCCCACTGCACGAAGCCCTGGTAGCTGGCGCCGAACATGCCGAACACGCCGGTCCACCAGGGTTGCCGGCGCAGCCAGTCCAGGGTGTCCAGGCCGTCGTCGCGCTCGTGC
This genomic window contains:
- a CDS encoding ArsR/SmtB family transcription factor; protein product: MAADQVRQVTDSRVLAALAHPLRRRLMDTLKVYGPCTVGQLAERTDQAPANVSHHLKVLAAADLVTEAPEHARDRRERWWRLRDRGVRWSHADFDADPAARAVADAAGSLNLDRHVALVRAWHAAGDEQQAAWADGPFSTDKWLRLTPEELAELSREVIALLDRWADRAVPDDDRRREPVFVFAHGVPARP
- a CDS encoding class I SAM-dependent methyltransferase; protein product: MTDQTALADLEREIAVPGGGPDGLRLIAAPFVPEVRLHLAEDAILWWARMEAALGRSLPPPYWASVWAGGQALARHLLDRPELVAGRRVLDLATGSGLVAIAAALAGADAVTANDIDPYALAAVTVNARANGVTLAVSGDDLLDGEADADLVLAGDVLYDAGLAARMLPFLRRAAARGVAVLVGDPDRGHLAGEGLETVASYPVPTTEPSVDSPVRRVQVLRPG
- a CDS encoding cold-shock protein codes for the protein MATGTVKWFNSEKGFGFIEQDGGGPDVFVHYSAIQSSGYRELNEGQKVEFEVTQGQKGPQADNVRPI
- a CDS encoding MFS transporter produces the protein MTILTGTPAPAPLRRHRDFRLLWVGQTVSAVGSNVTAVALPLVAVAALDASTFGVAALTAAAWLPWLLVGLPAGAWVDRIRRRPVLIGGDLVSAALFLSVPVAALAGLLTVGQLLVVAFGAGLARVFAETAEQVYLPTLLHPEQVPEGNAKLHASRTASYLVGPGLAGLIAQLAGAVTAVLLDALSFLVSAACLRRIRTVEPPPVRPAGASTLRREVADGLRFVLHDPYLRVLTLFGAASNIGLTGYQAVLVVFLVRSAGLPAGAVGLLIGLAGVGGILGALLATTLGRRLGTGRALLVAAALTGPPALLIPLAGPGVRVLWLVLGGALVSLGVAVGNVVKGSFRQTYTPHRLLGRVTVSMQLLNYGTIPVAAVLAGVLGAMWGPAGAIRLTTAWLAATPLILLLGPLRRRRDLPAAPGR
- the rsgA gene encoding ribosome small subunit-dependent GTPase A is translated as MTIDLTALGWDADRAAHLRRRTDHRPGRVARVDRGICTVLRPEGPVRASLGGAVLAAAARDLTALPCAGDWVLLASWPDGPVTVESVLPRRTALVRRTAGKDASGQVLAANIDTAAVVEPVHPEPDAARIERLLSLAHESGAEPLIVLTKADLAADAAAVARQLADLAPGVPVLPVSAEQGTGLEPLRRHVAPGRTLGLLGPSGAGKSSLVNALAGTEVMRTQAIRRVDGKGRHTTTWRALVPIPGGGAVLDTPGVRAVGLLDGSAGLDRAFADIAALATGCRYADCAHDAEPACAVRAALESGELPVRRWENWRRLQREVAYESRRRETRLAAQRRGSWRGERRRTARPAPPPASGGF
- a CDS encoding MBL fold metallo-hydrolase translates to MTYTGDVTPGGAPDVRELDRLTVTKLSVGPMDNNAYLLRCTATGEQLLIDAANEAPRLLELVGEGGLATVVTTHQHMDHWVALEEVVAKTGARPLVHADDAEGLPIATEPLHEGDTVPVGDCALQVIHLRGHTPGSIALLYRDPAGIPHLFTGDSLFPGGVGNTHQDPDRFAELIDDVEHKLFDRLPDETWFYPGHGKDSTLGAERPALPQWRARGW
- a CDS encoding maleylpyruvate isomerase family mycothiol-dependent enzyme, whose protein sequence is MTGDPLLLTGELDAATDRLLRSVAAFGPADAAGPSLLPGWTRGHVLTHLARNADAFVNLLTAARTGEDIPMYASPQARTADIEAGAGRSPAELLDDLRAGSARFAAAVEAMPVEAWAATVQTRRGPWPAATLVWGRLREVEVHHVDLAAGYRPADWPDAFAQRLLHEVTTGLAADPGAPAMVLRFDGVRHEIVVGDPEGAPTVTGPAPELAAWLIGRSAGEVLTVTPDGPLPTPPEWI